In Sandaracinaceae bacterium, the following proteins share a genomic window:
- a CDS encoding class I SAM-dependent methyltransferase, which produces MSVDPRQRFTSTVEDYRRYRPDYPPALFDWIASECGLGPGARVLDVGCGTGISARQLAARGWRVVGLDPNAAMLEAARAEPMDGLEYVLADAESPPELGRFDAIVGGQSFHWLELDRALPRFAELLGGSGRVVAFWNLREPDDALMRAYEALLLARCPEYAEVGAEPRAAEVRARVAALDLREAVFPHAQHLDREGLLGRAWSSSYVKNRVKDADAFDRELHALFDAHRVQDEAGERVAFVYRTSALSFAI; this is translated from the coding sequence GTGAGCGTCGACCCGCGCCAGCGCTTCACCTCGACCGTCGAGGACTACCGCCGCTACCGGCCGGACTATCCGCCCGCGCTCTTCGACTGGATCGCCAGCGAGTGCGGGCTCGGCCCGGGCGCCCGGGTGCTCGACGTCGGCTGCGGGACGGGGATCAGCGCACGTCAGCTCGCGGCCCGCGGCTGGCGCGTGGTCGGCCTGGACCCGAACGCGGCGATGCTCGAGGCGGCGCGCGCCGAGCCGATGGACGGGCTCGAGTACGTGCTCGCCGACGCGGAGTCGCCCCCGGAGCTCGGGCGCTTCGACGCCATCGTCGGGGGGCAGAGCTTTCACTGGCTCGAACTCGACCGCGCGCTGCCCCGCTTCGCCGAGCTGCTCGGTGGGTCGGGGCGCGTCGTCGCGTTCTGGAACCTGCGGGAGCCGGACGACGCGCTGATGCGCGCCTACGAGGCGCTGCTCCTCGCGCGCTGCCCCGAGTACGCCGAGGTGGGCGCCGAGCCGCGCGCGGCCGAGGTGCGGGCCCGCGTCGCCGCGCTCGATCTGCGCGAGGCGGTCTTCCCGCACGCCCAGCACCTGGACCGGGAGGGGCTGCTCGGGCGCGCCTGGTCGAGCTCCTACGTGAAGAACCGGGTGAAGGACGCCGACGCCTTCGACCGGGAGCTGCACGCGCTCTTCGACGCGCATCGCGTGCAGGACGAGGCGGGGGAGCGGGTCGCGTTCGTCTATCGCACCTCGGCCCTGAGCTTCGCGATCTGA